A single genomic interval of Lewinellaceae bacterium harbors:
- a CDS encoding SusC/RagA family TonB-linked outer membrane protein: MKKLLMVLPMVLLAFTLAVAQRTVTGTVTDEEGTPLIGASVLVKGTTSGTVTDVEGAYSVRVPEGSNVLVISYTGYANREIELGASDVVDVALSESAELLDEIVVTALGFETKRSKVGVASSTVEGGALTRSGEVGLINSLAGKSAGINIVSSSGDPGSGSRIQIRGATSITGDLQPLIVIDGVPIFNDSYYGEAFGGQARGNSGSLGSGGGVTQQSRLNDINPEDIASVEVLRGASAAAVWGSRAANGVIVITTKKGRYNRNKQWNVTFNSSVAFDEVNREVPLNTAYGRGINGKFQFVPSGGLSWGDRIADRPGGTDAFITDPNAAGYAGYFETADGTRYYALANGTNDNTHGGKNSRDVFSPYETLFQTGSTVSNSLGVTSATENGSVYFSVANLRQEGVIKSGSDYDRTTARLNATTRLGNKFTVDVNAGYTYSTSNRVQMGSNLNGLFLGGLRSAIDFNDGVYVGTYVNADGKAFPDRQRAYRNPLGANTNSIYDNPAWMIRNIESTTKVNRILGKVELRYEPTSWLNLTARTGLDTYTDEREDVYPVISSGSNGGGRFTKETITRTQINSDFIARARFELTDDIALAALAGVGLNDQRLDDHGTNSRSFINPFSPPQLNNATNYELFNREEVIRTAGIYATLGFEFYDQVYLNLSGRNDWLSTLPVNDNSVFYPAADVAWQFTKLMSNRDILSSGRIRAGYGQVGRGPDPYLTGFDFYAPTASNTGFGEGWGPGVNPGAYGGAFAQSSIAGNPEIKPEIKTEIEGGLDLGFAKDRINLGFTYYTNTTDDLIIAVGQPSSTGFTQQIANAASIENKGIELEVDFGIIDNQDLSFNIYGNFTRNRNEVTKMTGTESLLLAGFSGGSSRAVVGEQLGVLFAGTWARDANGNLDLDENGFPQLGDVSGVIGDPNPDWKAGIGGLLNYKGFSLNVLFDHSEGGDIWNGTRGALAYFGMAEYTTTTTTLTEQQANTLKVHGGATVAEQYPYWRNGDGSYTVRGEIKDYGAGDVFVGELFYRSGPGSGFTGPEEEFVEDATWTRLREVTLSYNFGNNLTNWLRGASLSFTGRNLLLWTDYQGNDPDTNLTGAGQNGFGLDYFQNPGTRTYRIALNLNF; encoded by the coding sequence ATGAAGAAACTCTTAATGGTTCTGCCGATGGTGTTATTGGCATTTACGCTAGCAGTTGCCCAGCGCACCGTCACGGGTACTGTAACCGATGAGGAGGGCACTCCGCTAATTGGAGCGAGCGTGCTGGTCAAAGGGACGACCTCCGGTACAGTGACTGATGTTGAAGGCGCTTATTCTGTACGCGTTCCGGAGGGTAGCAATGTTTTAGTGATCAGTTACACGGGATATGCGAACAGGGAAATTGAACTCGGCGCCTCCGATGTCGTAGATGTTGCCTTGAGCGAAAGCGCTGAGCTTTTGGATGAAATTGTCGTTACCGCTTTGGGGTTTGAGACCAAAAGATCCAAGGTTGGGGTAGCTTCTTCAACAGTTGAAGGCGGCGCGCTGACCCGTTCGGGGGAAGTGGGCCTCATCAACAGCCTGGCCGGCAAGTCGGCGGGGATCAACATCGTCTCTTCCTCCGGCGACCCCGGCTCGGGTTCCCGGATTCAGATTCGGGGCGCTACCTCCATTACCGGAGACCTGCAACCGCTGATCGTGATTGACGGGGTTCCCATTTTCAACGACTCCTATTACGGAGAAGCATTCGGCGGCCAGGCCCGGGGCAACTCGGGTAGCCTGGGATCGGGTGGCGGCGTGACCCAGCAGTCGCGCCTCAATGACATCAACCCGGAAGACATCGCCAGCGTCGAAGTCCTGCGCGGCGCTTCTGCGGCTGCGGTCTGGGGATCCCGCGCCGCTAACGGCGTGATCGTCATCACTACCAAGAAAGGGCGGTACAACCGCAACAAACAGTGGAATGTGACCTTCAATAGTTCCGTTGCCTTTGACGAGGTTAACCGGGAAGTTCCGTTGAACACTGCCTACGGGAGGGGTATCAATGGCAAGTTTCAGTTTGTGCCCAGTGGCGGCCTTTCCTGGGGCGACCGCATCGCCGACCGCCCGGGGGGGACCGATGCTTTCATTACTGACCCGAATGCAGCTGGCTATGCCGGCTATTTCGAAACGGCTGATGGAACGCGTTACTATGCTCTTGCCAATGGCACAAACGACAATACTCACGGAGGCAAGAACTCCCGGGATGTTTTCAGCCCTTACGAGACGCTTTTCCAGACTGGTTCCACCGTTTCTAATTCGCTGGGAGTGACCTCTGCTACCGAGAATGGCTCTGTGTACTTCAGCGTGGCCAACCTGCGCCAGGAAGGGGTCATCAAATCGGGGAGCGATTACGACCGAACGACAGCCCGGCTGAATGCGACCACCCGCCTGGGCAATAAATTCACTGTCGATGTCAATGCCGGTTATACCTATTCCACTTCCAACCGGGTGCAAATGGGGTCCAACCTGAACGGCCTGTTTCTGGGCGGCCTGCGCAGCGCCATCGACTTTAACGACGGCGTATACGTGGGCACCTATGTCAATGCAGACGGCAAAGCTTTTCCAGACCGCCAGCGCGCTTACCGCAACCCGCTGGGCGCCAATACGAACTCCATTTATGACAACCCGGCCTGGATGATCCGCAACATCGAAAGCACCACCAAGGTCAACCGCATCCTCGGCAAGGTCGAGTTGCGCTATGAACCAACCTCCTGGTTGAACCTGACGGCCCGCACCGGCCTGGATACTTACACCGATGAAAGAGAAGACGTTTATCCGGTGATCTCTTCCGGCAGCAATGGCGGAGGCCGTTTCACCAAGGAAACAATCACCCGGACGCAGATCAACTCCGACTTTATAGCGCGCGCGCGTTTCGAACTGACCGACGATATCGCCCTTGCAGCTTTGGCAGGGGTCGGTTTAAATGACCAGCGGCTGGACGACCACGGCACCAACTCCCGTTCTTTCATCAACCCCTTCTCTCCGCCGCAATTGAACAACGCGACCAACTATGAACTGTTCAACCGCGAAGAGGTGATTCGTACGGCAGGCATTTATGCTACCCTCGGGTTTGAATTCTACGATCAGGTCTACCTGAACCTGTCGGGCCGTAATGACTGGTTGTCCACCCTTCCGGTGAACGACAACTCGGTATTTTACCCGGCAGCAGACGTAGCCTGGCAGTTCACCAAACTGATGTCGAACCGCGATATCCTCTCTTCCGGCCGCATCCGCGCCGGTTATGGCCAGGTGGGGCGCGGCCCGGATCCCTATCTGACGGGGTTCGACTTTTATGCTCCCACAGCGTCTAATACCGGTTTCGGCGAAGGCTGGGGCCCGGGCGTAAACCCCGGCGCTTATGGCGGAGCATTTGCCCAGAGCTCCATTGCCGGCAACCCGGAGATCAAACCGGAGATCAAAACGGAGATCGAAGGAGGGCTTGACCTGGGTTTTGCGAAAGACCGCATCAACCTTGGCTTTACTTACTACACCAACACGACGGATGACCTGATCATCGCCGTGGGCCAGCCTTCTTCCACCGGCTTTACCCAGCAGATCGCCAATGCAGCTTCTATCGAGAACAAGGGGATCGAACTGGAAGTAGACTTCGGCATCATCGACAACCAGGACCTGAGCTTCAACATCTATGGCAACTTTACCCGCAACCGCAATGAAGTAACCAAGATGACCGGCACGGAATCGCTCCTGCTCGCGGGCTTCTCCGGCGGCAGCTCCCGGGCAGTGGTTGGAGAGCAACTCGGCGTACTCTTCGCCGGCACCTGGGCGCGCGATGCCAATGGCAACCTGGATTTGGATGAAAACGGATTCCCACAGTTGGGCGACGTCTCTGGTGTTATCGGCGACCCCAACCCGGACTGGAAAGCCGGTATTGGCGGCCTGCTCAACTACAAAGGATTTAGCCTGAACGTATTGTTCGACCACAGTGAAGGAGGAGACATCTGGAACGGAACCCGCGGCGCTCTTGCCTACTTTGGCATGGCTGAATATACCACGACCACAACCACCCTTACAGAACAACAGGCTAATACCCTTAAAGTCCATGGCGGAGCGACTGTCGCCGAACAATATCCGTATTGGCGGAATGGCGACGGATCCTACACGGTTCGCGGCGAGATCAAAGACTACGGCGCAGGGGATGTATTCGTTGGAGAACTGTTCTACCGCAGTGGCCCCGGCAGTGGTTTTACCGGCCCGGAGGAAGAGTTTGTTGAAGACGCTACCTGGACGCGCCTACGCGAGGTGACTCTATCTTACAATTTTGGCAACAACCTGACGAACTGGCTGCGCGGCGCTTCCCTGTCCTTTACCGGCAGGAACCTGCTGCTGTGGACGGATTATCAGGGCAACGACCCGGATACCAACCTGACCGGTGCCGGCCAGAACGGATTCGGCCTGGATTACTTCCAGAACCCGGGTACCCGCACCTATAGGATAGCGCTCAACCTCAACTTCTAA